One Aegilops tauschii subsp. strangulata cultivar AL8/78 chromosome 7, Aet v6.0, whole genome shotgun sequence genomic window carries:
- the LOC109736315 gene encoding uncharacterized protein, with protein sequence MRARPPYKASQPLPLPLLLGGEKISFFTGPRGAFPPSRGINPSIGCCSFSTSIRRLLLLPSPPSRSSPLSPSLSPPFLPPAADETFPKPLGGSDRRAQSMSEESGRPLPKFGEWDVNDPASADGFTVIFNKARDEKKAGNGQDTESPCKDARTERVEAYATKANSKKWFCCVTPSPTQS encoded by the exons ATGCGTGCGCGTCCCCCGTACAAAGCGAGCCAGCCACTGCCGCTGCCGCTGCTGCTCGGGGGAGAAAAAATATCTTTTTTTACGGGGCCGCGGGGTGCGTTTCCCCCGTCTCGAGGTATAAATCCGTCAATCGGCTGCTGCTCCTTTTCCACTTCGATTcgccgtctcctcctcctcccttcccCTCCGTCTCGCTCCTCGCCCTTATCCCCGTCCCTTTCCCCTCCCTTCCTCCCACCCGCAGCCGACGAAACTTTCCCCAAGCCCCTCGGTGGATCGGACCGCCGCGCTCAATCCATGTCG GAGGAATCTGGTCGCCCTTTGCCCAAGTTTGGCGAATGGGACGTCAACGACCCAGCTTCTGCTGATGGGTTCACTGTTATATTCAACAAAGCCAGGGATGAGAAGAAGGCTGGGAATGGACAAGATACCGAATCCCCTTGCAAAGACGCCAGGACTGAGAGGGTGGAAGCTTATGCCACCAAGGCAAATTCA AAGAAGTGGTTTTGCTGCGTGACGCCAAGTCCTACACAATCTTGA